AGATATGGGGTGTAAAGCACCCCTTTTTTAGATAAGGACTTCCAATGATGTCTCTCACCATGTTTGGAGTTGTTGGCCTTGCTCATCTTATACAAGGCAGATCAGTGTCACTACTCTTGAGTTCGAAAATTTCGAACAAGGCAGATTATACCATCATAAAGAATTATGTTCACGTTTTTTGTGTGCATGCTTTTATGTTGATTAAAAATTATTACCCATGAATGGTAGGTCCAATGGTCAGGGTCCATGGTTTACTCATAAGATTTGGTGTTCAATTTCTCATGGGTACACATCTAGCAATATTACTTTTCTGTATTAAGATTGTAGGGTTTAAGGGAATGATTCATCATCTGAAGGTTAAAATAACTGTTATCGATTGTCATTGCATTATTCTAGTGAATTGTGATGGCATATTTTATCTACCAAATGGTCTGACCTTCGGGATAGGGTACCAAACTAATTTTGAGTACATCAATATCTATTTGTAGTCCTTTAAAATTAGCACAAAGAAAGAATTTGAACCATTAAAAAAAATGAGATACTTATATGACCGTTTCAACATTAACTTATTTCGGATGTCATTGTGTCATTCGTTAATAAAGTGGTGGGATTTTGTAGCTCAGCAAGGATATTGCAAAGGTGAAAGATGATCAGGAATGAGATATTATTGAGACCAAAAAAACACTGTCCAGAATAGGACCTGCATATAAGATATGGGGTGCACAAGGCTCTTCTCTTGCTTGTGCATTTTTAATTTCAAATGATATCCTGATGAGTATATTTTCTGCTCACTTGGCTGCCTATGTTTATAGGCTTTGCAAGAGAAGGTTGACATAAAAAACTACGAGTACAGGAAAATTCCTCGGCCAAATGAAGGCAAGTCGCACTAGTTTGTACTTTTATCAATTTATCAATCAATGGAAAACTCTTAGGATTTGTCCTTCTTCTTGAAGTCATGTAGCGACTCCCCAACCATGGCCTCTTTTTGCAACAGAAGCTATACAAACATTTATGCTCTGACTTAGTTGATTATTGTAGCTACTGACTCTCACTTGAGCAATAATAGTTTTTCCCACACAAAGCAAAGATCCTTCGAATAAAATTCTCAATTTGCTTGGAGAATATCTTTGTACTTTGCTAAAATCAAATTCCTTGTACGCTGCCTCAAATAATTAAGCAGGATTTTAATATAATGCATTGAGAAGGTTGAAACTTTTCTATTTTGGGAAAAAAAGGGTTGGCTCTTTTGACATGTTCATGTTCTCTCcttaaaacttattttttttagtGCCGACATCTTAGATATATTCACTGGCATGTTCCAATTTGTTTTGACTTTCACCTTGAGCTCCGTCAAGTAGAATTCCTCCGTTGCTCAAAGTTTATTTTGCATTAAGCAAATAAGTACATGTACCTTATTATTTCAGCCAGGCATGGCATAATATGAAGAAAACGTCAAATATTGTTTCTTCAACAAGACTTCTTATACATTAACTTATGAATAGGCTAAAAAATTCTCTTCAGGAAAGAAAGACTAGCTGGTGTTGCCTGTTGGACTTGTATCTGTCGTCACTCCTTCAAATCTAAAACAACAATGTTTTTTGGTTAAATTTTTGTGCACAATGTTCTGGATCAGATCCTTCATTTATACATGATGGACAGACAATAGTTGGTAATTACTAGTTAGAATATTTGTTTTAATCAATCTGTTTGTTTATATGAGTTTTCCCATGAATGAATCTTTAAGGTTTCGATGCACACTAAAGTATGAAACATGGGTTGAAAAATCAATCTTATCTGTCTATAAAATGGAATCATGTTAACCCTGTTTCATGTCATGGTCTTTTActtgatggtattatgccatctTTTTCCCTACCTTTTTTCTCTTTACAAATAATATAAATCCTTTATTTTTGCCCTGCAAAAAATAAGCGTTCATTATCCATCTTGATTATTGATGAATGATAAGCTTAGATTAACTCAAATGACATTGTTATTTATAGTTCATAGTTCATTAAGGCAAGATATGTATACACCTTTGATCACAAGTCTATAGTATATAGTATCACATTTTGCAGTATCCTAATAATTGAAAGAACTAAAAGAGACATGGAGAGAGTAAATATGAACTCAACTTGCAAAactttgccaaaaaaaaaaaaaagaattgagAGCAGGTAGACTATACATATCAGGTGATGAGTCCAACCCAACCATCTTCACTAAATACCAAACTTTATACCTATTTTCCCACAGAAAAATACTCATATCTCTTTATGTAAACCACCCCCCCAACACAAACAATTAAAACCCAAAAAGAAAAAACAGAACTTAAGAAAACCCTACTCAGCGTGCCTCTCTTTTGTTTTACTCCCCAACATATAATATCTTTCACCATTTTCTTACTCCTTATTCATTTACACATTACAAGGTAGGAGCAAAATGAAATCTTAATAAACCTTTCCCCAAACATCTCCTTCaacttctctctctctatctcttaacaaatctccaaattccaaaaaattcttcaaaaaaataaaaatgcacCAAGAAAGAGTTACTGAAAAAGACTTTCAGTTATTGGACCCCACACAACTACCTTGGTTTGGGTTGTGATCCATGGGACCATAACGGTTGGATAAGCCTTTGAGTCGAAGGACTACCGAGTAACATTGCCTGAGACCTTGTAAGCATCTCTACCATGGATGGTGTCTGGTAAGCCTGAACAAGGCTCGACCCGTCCGTCGAGTCACCCCTCGCTGTTGCCCGCTGCCACGAGTGGGAGCTCATCCCCGACAAGATATAGGCCCTGCCGGACGCCTCGTAGACGTGCCGGCTTGCCATTCTCTCTTGCATTTCCTTGAGCTCGGCGTCTAGTGCCACGCACAGCCGGTCGCGAGACTTGGCCGAGATGGTCTCCGCAAGTACTTTCCGACAGCTCTCTAGTATCGAAACCGCGCCAGTCAAGTCCCCTTGCTCGGCGACGGCCCGAGCCTGTGCCATTGCCTCCGCGGCTCGCAGCCTGTTCCGTTGCCTGTCTACCTCTATTGACATTACCACAACGGCTCCTCGCTCGGCTATCTCAGGCCTCTCAATCCTCACTTCCTCACTCTCCAACGTCGCCATTTCCTTAGTGATCGGATCCTTGTACGCACACTTCACCTTTAACAACGATGTTCTATCGCCACAATACTCAGTCGGGACATGAACAAAGACCAGAAAGTCCCTCTCCTCGTCTGCGTACAAGTCACCTACGTCAACGAACCCGGTTCGTCCATCAATTGCAACCCGGCTTGGGTAGCTCCCTGTCTTAACTGACCCAACCCGTACCATCGGATTCAAACACTCAACGACTACTTGAAGTTCCTGCGCCACAACACTCAAAAGTCCGCCAATGCATTGTGCGAAAGCATCCTGGATCACGACCTCGGTCTCTATGAATGAGAAAGTCCCACCGGAGATCTCTGAAATTGAGTGCATGGACGACGCGTCGTGGTCTGCACCAAACCCAAATGCATGGACCGGAATCTGGAACCCTGCATTGTCACCACCATGTATAGACAGAGGGAGGAGTAACCGGTAATTCGGTTGGACCTGGTTTGCTCCAGATCCACTCACAGTGTAAGTGTCTTGTCCATCAGACAACAATATTATACTCGCCACCGGATTCTTCCCTCTCCGCTCTTCCATGACCTTGGCACCCTTTCTCAAACCTTCTGCAATGTTGGTCCCTCCATTGGCAACCAAAGAGTTAACGGCTTGCAGGGCATGCTGTCGCCCGACATCCGTCATTCGCCGAAGCGGGAACAAGCGGCGGGCTGTTGAGGAAAAGGCGATAACAGAAAGCCTGTCGTTGGAGCCAAGATTCTGAATTACAAACCCCATTGCCCTTTTGAGCAATGCAAGCTTGGTGCCCGCCATACTTCCGCTTATGTCGAGCACTGTGACAAGGTCGACCGGAGCTCGGGGAGACGGAGAAAGTTGTTGCTGATGAAGGCAGCTAGTCTGGTTTTTGCTATGATTTTGTCTTTTGATCGTTGCAGAAGCTTTGAGATGAACCAGAACGGTGAAATCATCAAAAGAATTTGACCGTGGAGCAGATGAGACTTCTGGGTATGTTTTGATCTCTATCATCTTGGAGGAAACGTTCTCTGCTGTAGCATCTTCATTCTTATTGCAAGGGCTTCTGTTCGACATTGCAGGTTGGCTATTATTCTCCTCTAAGGATTCATCATCGTCAAATATCCCCGGTTCAGGAGCCTGATACAAAGGAATGATATGTCGGCGATTTAAGTCCCTTCGAGGAGTAG
This genomic interval from Humulus lupulus chromosome 8, drHumLupu1.1, whole genome shotgun sequence contains the following:
- the LOC133798595 gene encoding E3 ubiquitin-protein ligase WAV3-like translates to MGGKWRKAKLALGLNLCLYVPRTLEDSPPSIDTADGLSDAALLSPANWAVSSSRPATPSTSSHSLKLSKSTSKSSKQICSICLTKMKQGGGHAIFTAECSHSFHFHCITSNVKHGNQICPVCRAKWKEIPLQGPPTLDHPPSARPATITPVGWPPQNDAVMTVVRQLPTPRRDLNRRHIIPLYQAPEPGIFDDDESLEENNSQPAMSNRSPCNKNEDATAENVSSKMIEIKTYPEVSSAPRSNSFDDFTVLVHLKASATIKRQNHSKNQTSCLHQQQLSPSPRAPVDLVTVLDISGSMAGTKLALLKRAMGFVIQNLGSNDRLSVIAFSSTARRLFPLRRMTDVGRQHALQAVNSLVANGGTNIAEGLRKGAKVMEERRGKNPVASIILLSDGQDTYTVSGSGANQVQPNYRLLLPLSIHGGDNAGFQIPVHAFGFGADHDASSMHSISEISGGTFSFIETEVVIQDAFAQCIGGLLSVVAQELQVVVECLNPMVRVGSVKTGSYPSRVAIDGRTGFVDVGDLYADEERDFLVFVHVPTEYCGDRTSLLKVKCAYKDPITKEMATLESEEVRIERPEIAERGAVVVMSIEVDRQRNRLRAAEAMAQARAVAEQGDLTGAVSILESCRKVLAETISAKSRDRLCVALDAELKEMQERMASRHVYEASGRAYILSGMSSHSWQRATARGDSTDGSSLVQAYQTPSMVEMLTRSQAMLLGSPSTQRLIQPLWSHGSQPKPR